The DNA sequence CCCTCGGATTCGCGGCTCCGTTTATCCTGCCAGCAAAGATGCTGTTGCAAGAGTTATGTAGACAAGACTATGGCTGGGATGAACAGATTCCAGATGAGAAACTTTTGAGATGGAGAACTTGGGTTGGGAACCTCTCAAACTTGGAACAAGTTAACTTGCCGCGTTGTTTCAAGCCAAAGGGATTTGGCGATTTGACCGACATACAATTGCATCACTTTTCAGATGCCTCTGAGGTAGACCACGGAGCGGCTTCCTATCTTCGCCTTAAAGATGATGCTGGCCACATTCATTGCTCCTTGGTGTTCACGAAGTCCCGAGTGGCTCTGCTTAAAGACCATTACAATTCCTAGAATGGAATTAACCGCAGCTTCTGTCTGTAATTTGTGTTGGAGGACGTCTCAATGATGCGTGTATGCCATTTAGCCCCAAGCACCCCATGATTTTACCGAGCAAGCACCCCGTGACGGACTTGATCGTTAAAGACTACCACGAAAAGGAGGGCCATGTGGGCGCTGGACACGTATTGGCAAGTCTTAGACAGAGGTTCTGGATCCTTCGAGGGAATGCAACCGTTCAACGCGTGCTTGGGAAGTGTCTCAAATGTCGACTCTGGAATTCTAACCCATGTGACCAGATTATGGCTCAGCTACCGTGGCCAAGAGTTAGCCGTTACTCCCCACCATTTTCATCTGTTGGAGTAGACTTCTTTGGGCCGATACTGGTAAAGGTGAAACGAAGCCACGCTAAAAGATACGGATGCGTTTTTACTTGCCTCACTATTCGTGCCGTTCACATCGAGGTGGCACACGACCTCACGAGTGATTCATTTATTCAAGCATTTACCAGATTCGTAAGCAGACGCGGGGCGCCGATCGAAGTGTTCAGCGACAATGGAACAAATTTCAGAGGTGCAGAGACCGAAATCAAGGTTGCTTTAAGCAAGTGGAATTCTGATCGAATCAGTACTTGTCTCAGACATCGAGGTGTGCAATGGTACTTCAATCCTCCTTTGGCTAGCCACGCTGGCGGTGTCTGGGAGAGGATGATTCGCTCAATCCGAAAAATTCTTCCCTTCCTCTTGGTCAACCAGCTAGTTGACGATCAAGCACTGCTTACCTTTATTGCAGAAGTGGAAAAGATTCTGAACGACCGTCCTCTTGTTCCCCCGTCAAGCGACCCACGTGATCCTGAGCCTTTGTCTCCAAGCAAACTTCTCCTTCTACGCCCTAATATGTGCTGCCATCCCGACAAAATGCACGGTGTTAACGATCAATATGGAGGCAAACGTTGGAGACAAGCTCAGTATTTAGCAGATATCTTTTGGAAACGCTGGATCCGAGAATATTTACCAACGCTTCAAGTGAGACAGAAATGGCTTGAGAAACGGCCAAACCTTGCCGTGGGCGATTACGTGCTTCTAGTGGATGAGAATTGTCCACACGGATGTTGGCCTGAGGGTGTCATCCAGGAAGTATTTCCTGATCGGCACGGAGTTGTTAGACAACTTACTGTCAAGACTGCAACTACGAGTTTACGACGTGACATTCGCAAATTGTGCCTTTTGGAACGGGCACTAATGAGCTAAAATTGAATATATTgtgaaactttatttttcggAAAGGCTTACTATTTCATCGTGTGCGCCTTTCGGGGCCGGCATGTTAATGCATATTTTTAGGTCTCTCATTAACAGCTTTTTATGGTTATTTGttcaaaaaaatcaaggcGTTGGCCTCAGAGGGGCGTATTTGACACTTAACCTTCATTATGCATGTTTGATATGTATATATAGTACAGGCAATTTTcctacctttttttttggcttctcTGTGGTCTTGTAGTAAATAGTTCGAATTTACCATTTAGTGATTAAGTTTGCAGTTTTTCCTGGGCCGTTTATGTGTGTTGGGCCGTTTAGCTTACTCCAAGTCTCGGAGAAATCACTGATAAGGTTTGTGTTTATCGTTTCAAGTTTGTACGTATTTTGCTTTATCGTCCATGTAATTAACTCGCTTGTTAACCTTTTTTAACTTTCGTTTTAGAATCAGCACGTTGTTATAGCAAGGCTGCGTATCTGTGGTGAATTTAccaagaaaaaattattatagcGATAGTGGAAAACGACGattcagttttcttgtttctacAGGTAATACagtttaattattcatttgtGGCTTCATGAACAACTTGGTGTTGCTATGGACTCTGCATTATATTAAATGGTTCATGAATTGGAAATCTCACAACAATAGATTTCTTACTGctgtctttatttttttttgttttttcttcaatcaATACATTGactaatttttcattttttgacagctTAAGAACATGATAGCTGCTCTCTATAGCTCAAGGCAACAAGGTACAAAGGAATTTACCAAAGACAATCAGCAATTTGGTTGGAAAACAGTGGAAACAGTGTTTGCCCAAGAAATGGAACGAGCAGAAAATGGACTCAGTCGCAAGGTCCCCGGACTGAAATATGCTTTTGTTTACCGGGACAATTGGACCCGTTTAAATGTATGGCCTGCCAAAATAATGCAGGTATTTCATTACTTTCCCATATATATGAACATCTTTGGCCATACCACAAGTTCACTTGGACATAATTTCGCCAATAAATTTAGTTGGGACATATTATCGTGCTacacaagcaaaaatgttCTTAAGATAAAGGGATTATATCATGGAATATTTTTCCTAATATTACATCCTTTTAATTATAGCAACGATTTATGATTGCCACTATTCAAGATCTTGCCAGAGAACCAAACCAGGAGGCAAGTGGGCAGAGTGCAGCATACTTAGATGCTTGCAACCTGCTTTTTGAACAAGGACTTCTCAGCAGGCGGAGGATCAACAACAGAGACAGCCCAGTTCTGGCCAATATTAGGAGGGGGATGTCTTTCTTTGAAGAATGGGCTGCTGCACATGATGATACAGGTAATTGCTGGTGCCTGCATTAACAAGTACTGTACTTCACGTATTGAAACACAGGCAAAACTTTATAATAAGCCATCTTTCCCTATTCTCCCTGAAACTGTTGTTGGTACCATACAGTCAATTGAAAAGCCCACTAAGCTGGCACCTCTATTAGCCACTTGCATTCAGCATATTGAAAAGATGATCTTTGTTTAAAATGCTTTGTCTGCGTGCAAACATAAGTTGATTTGAAatataaatgaaatgtttcaaaggaaaatgatTAATTCATTGCAGTATATGCAGACAATTCCAAGAAAGCCCGACAGAAGAAGTTTTTAGCATGGCAGGTACACATTGCTATTGGCTAAGAATCCCCTTCATAAAAAGTGTTGTTTGATTTACGACTGACTAAAGAATTCTGGGAAGTCATCTTTCTTTATAGAATATAGTTATACAAGCATACAACTGACTGGATATCAGTCAAGACTTAATTTGTACATGGTAAAGATTAAGCCTATAAGCTTATAGGACAATACATTagagtaaaagaaaaattaatgtaggATATCCATTTTATGCTTCACTAATTTtatgtttctcttttttagaCCTGGGATCTTCTACGCCTTGTGGTCAATGGCTTTCTGTCATTCTGTGACTTGTTTTTTAACAATGTTGCTCCAAATGGCAAATATTTTATCAGTCCACTCCGCATTAATGGAAGTGCCATTGAATCAATTTATAGCATCCTCAAGTTTTCCAGTGGAGGGAATTTGTCTGCCCTATCCTATGGTCCCTCTCTTGGTAAACTGATTACCAGTAAGGACATGAAACagaataaaaactctgaaaagGGTTATAGGGATGTGGTTTTGAACATTAATGGCACTGCTGCTGCTAATGTTGCATGTTCCAGAAGTGACTTGGTGATACCCTGCCAAAGGCTGTCAAATTGCCTCTGCATTTTCGCTTTCCCAGCAAGCATTTCACAGTCCACAATTGGAGATAGGTTTGGCAGTAATGCATGTACCCTAATTGCAGTTAAATTCGGGGCTTATTGCTTCTTGAATAAATTAGACTTGTCACTTCTCTGGGATCAACTTCCAGATGTctggtttatttcatttgttaaTGCTATTTGTGACGGAAATGAGGTTTATGATGAGCTGTATAATGATACTGCTGTTTATCTTGACGTGGAGGATGTCAATGCAGTAGGTGATTTATTTAATGTAGAATCAGCTGATCGAATATTTGCATTTACAAATGCTAATGAATTTCAGGATTTCGTTGACCACATCAATGGAGTGATCCAGGCAACACATACTGACAACTATGGTGTGATGATTTCACAAAATATGACTGTGGGGGTTTTGGTCAAGAGCAATGGCCTTTGTGCCATTATTGATAGCCATCAGCATGTGAACAGCAGTGGGGGTGGCATGATCATCATTGCACATAATCCCAAGAAAGCTACATTGAATATGCCAATTGCCCGCTGAAAAATCA is a window from the Acropora palmata chromosome 14, jaAcrPala1.3, whole genome shotgun sequence genome containing:
- the LOC141865602 gene encoding uncharacterized protein LOC141865602, whose amino-acid sequence is MILPSKHPVTDLIVKDYHEKEGHVGAGHVLASLRQRFWILRGNATVQRVLGKCLKCRLWNSNPCDQIMAQLPWPRVSRYSPPFSSVGVDFFGPILVKVKRSHAKRYGCVFTCLTIRAVHIEVAHDLTSDSFIQAFTRFVSRRGAPIEVFSDNGTNFRGAETEIKVALSKWNSDRISTCLRHRGVQWYFNPPLASHAGGVWERMIRSIRKILPFLLVNQLVDDQALLTFIAEVEKILNDRPLVPPSSDPRDPEPLSPSKLLLLRPNMCCHPDKMHGVNDQYGGKRWRQAQYLADIFWKRWIREYLPTLQVRQKWLEKRPNLAVGDYVLLVDENCPHGCWPEGVIQEVFPDRHGVVRQLTVKTATTSLRRDIRKLCLLERALMS